A window from Drosophila nasuta strain 15112-1781.00 chromosome 3, ASM2355853v1, whole genome shotgun sequence encodes these proteins:
- the LOC132789645 gene encoding spermatogenesis-associated protein 20 isoform X1, translated as MFRGKTLCQSWIRSALALTTPQIQTPRVWQLDDRTTTVVTAAQQKKQQHLFRGMATGSETKAQPPKHNNRLASSKSPYLLQHAHNPVDWYPWCEEAFERARKEQKLIFLSVGYSTCHWCHVMEHESFEDAETAAVMNKHFINIKVDREERPDIDKVYMQFLLMSKGSGGWPMSVWLTPDLAPLAAGTYFPPKARYGMPSFTNVLESIAKKWNTDRDSLLKAGSTLLQALVTNQNAAADGEAAFEPGSADAKLAEALGVHQQRFDQQHAGFGREPKFPEVPRLNFLFHAYLVSKDVDVLDMVLKTLDHIGRGGINDHIFGGFARYATTRDWHNVHFEKMLYDQGQLMAAYANGYKLTRSDLFLGYADRIYEYLIKDLRHPAGGFYAGEDADSLPTHADTVKVEGAFYAWTWQEIQEAFQAQKTRFKDVSPERAFEIYTFHYDLKPKGNIPPSSDPHGHLTGKNILIVRGSEEDTCANFNLEPEVLKQLLQTANDLLHKVRDQRPRPHLDTKIICAWNGLVLSGLSKLANCGTAKRDAYLQTAKELLQFLRTHLYDAEKQLLLRSCYGAGGEDATLEQNAVRIEGFLDDYAFLIKGLLDYYKASLDMSALRWAKELQETQDKLFWDDKNGAYFFSQQNAPNVIVRLKEDHDGAEPCGNSVAARNLTILSHYYDEDAYLQRAAKLLNYFADVSPFGHALPEMLSALLLHEHGLDLVAVVGPDSPDTTRFVEICRKFYIPGMIIVHCDPQHPDEACNQRVQRKFKMVNGKTTVYICHDRVCRMPVTDPAQLEENLMDNFFKERI; from the exons ATGTTTAGAGGCAAAACACTCTGCCAATCCTGGATAAGAAGCGCTTTGGCATTAACAACGCCACAAATACAAACGCCGCGGGTCTGGCAACTTGACGA TAGAACAACAACTGTAGTaacagcagcacaacaaaagaagcagcagcacctGTTTCGTGGCATGGCGACGGGCAGTGAAACAAAGGCGCAGCCGCCGAAACATAATAACAGATTAGCATCTTCCAAGTCGCCATATTTACTGCAACATGCGCACAATCCTGTCGATTG GTATCCATGGTGTGAGGAGGCCTTCGAGCGTGCGCGCAAGGAACAGAAGTTAATTTTCTTGTCGGTTGGCTACTCCACCTGCCACTGGTGTCATGTTATGGAGCACGAGTCTTTCGAGGATGCGGAGACAGCGGCAGTCATGAACAAACATTTTATCAACATCAAAGTGGACCGAGAGGAAAGACCCGACATTGACAAGGTCTACATGCAGTTCCTGTTGATGTCCAAGGGCAGCGGTGGGTGGCCCATGAGCGTCTGGCTTACGCCAGATTTGGCACCACTCGCAGCTGGAACTTACTTTCCCCCCAAGGCGCG TTACGGCATGCCTTCCTTCACTAATGTGCTGGAATCTATAGCCAAGAAGTGGAACACGGACCGGGACTCGCTATTGAAAGCTGGGTCTACTTTGCTGCAGGCCTTGGTCACCAATCAGAATGCAGCAGCGGATGGCGAAGCTGCTTTCGAGCCGGGCAGTGCTGATGCGAAGCTTGCTGAAGCGCTGGGCGTGCACCAGCAACGCTTCGATCAGCAGCACGCTGGCTTTGGACGAGAGCCCAAGTTCCCAGAGGTGCCACGTCTCAATTTCCTATTCCATGCCTATTTGGTTAGCAAGGATGTTGATGTGCTGGATATGGTGTTAAAAACATTGGATCACATTGGACGTGGTGGCATCAATGATCACATCTTTGGCGGCTTCGCACGCTATGCAACCACACGGGATTGGCACAATGTACACTTCGAGAAGATGCTGTACGATCAGGGACAACTGATGGCAGCGTATGCCAATGGCTATAAGCTTACACGAAGTGATTTATTTCTTGGCTATGCAGATAGAATCTATGAGTATTTGATCAAGGACTTGCGTCATCCAGCTGGAGGCTTCTACGCTGGTGAAGATGCCGATTCTTTGCCCACACACGCAGATACCGTGAAGGTGGAGGGGGCCTTTTATGCCTGGACCTGGCAGGAGATACAGGAAGCCTTCCAAGCGCAAAAAACGCGGTTCAAAGATGTCAGCCCGGAGCGTGCCTTTGAGATTTACACGTTCCACTATGATCTGAAGCCCAAGGGTAATATACCGCCTTCCAGTGATCCACATGGCCATCTCACTGGCAAGAATATACTCATTGTGCGAGGCTCCGAGGAGGACACGTGTGCTAACTTCAATTTAGAGCCGGAGGTGTTGAAGCAACTGCTGCAGACTGCAAATGACCTATTGCACAAGGTGCGAGATCAGCGACCACGTCCGCATCTGGACACGAAGATCATCTGTGCCTGGAATGGTTTGGTGTTGTCAGGTCTTTCCAAGCTGGCCAACTGCGGCACAGCCAAGCGTGATGCCTATTTGCAGACAGCCAAGGAGCTGCTGCAATTTCTACGCACACATCTCTATGATGCGGAGAAGCAACTCTTGCTGCGCTCATGCTATGGTGCCGGCGGCGAGGATGCCACGTTGGAGCAGAATGC TGTTCGTATCGAGGGCTTTTTAGATGATTATGCCTTTCTCATTAAGGGATTGCTGGACTACTATAAGGCATCCTTGGACATGAGTGCTCTTCGCTGGGCCAAGGAGCTGCAGGAGACGCAAGACAAACTCTTTTGGGATGACAAAAACGGTGCCTATTTCTTCTCGCAGCAGAATGCCCCCAATGTCATTGTGCGGCTCAAGGAAG ATCATGATGGTGCTGAGCCCTGCGGCAACAGCGTTGCTGCCCGCAACCTTACTATACTATCGCACTATTACGATGAGGACGCATACTTGCAACGTGCCGCCAAGCTGCTGAATTATTTTGCCGACGTCTCGCCTTTTGGTCATGCCCTGCCCGAGATGCTCTCGGCCCTGCTGCTGCATGAGCACGGCCTGGATCTGGTGGCAGTAGTGGGACCCGATTCCCCAGACACCACACGCTTTGTAGAGATTTGTCGCAAATTCTATATACCCGGCATGATTATAGTGCACTGCGATCCCCAGCATCCGGATGAGGCATGCAATCAACGAGTGCAAcgcaaatttaaaatggttAATGGCAAGACAACTGTTTATATTTGCCACGATCGTGTCTGCCGTATGCCGGTTACAGATCCAGCGCAACTCGAGGAGAATCTGATGGACAACTTCTTCAAGGAGCGCATCTAA
- the LOC132789645 gene encoding spermatogenesis-associated protein 20 isoform X2, whose translation MATGSETKAQPPKHNNRLASSKSPYLLQHAHNPVDWYPWCEEAFERARKEQKLIFLSVGYSTCHWCHVMEHESFEDAETAAVMNKHFINIKVDREERPDIDKVYMQFLLMSKGSGGWPMSVWLTPDLAPLAAGTYFPPKARYGMPSFTNVLESIAKKWNTDRDSLLKAGSTLLQALVTNQNAAADGEAAFEPGSADAKLAEALGVHQQRFDQQHAGFGREPKFPEVPRLNFLFHAYLVSKDVDVLDMVLKTLDHIGRGGINDHIFGGFARYATTRDWHNVHFEKMLYDQGQLMAAYANGYKLTRSDLFLGYADRIYEYLIKDLRHPAGGFYAGEDADSLPTHADTVKVEGAFYAWTWQEIQEAFQAQKTRFKDVSPERAFEIYTFHYDLKPKGNIPPSSDPHGHLTGKNILIVRGSEEDTCANFNLEPEVLKQLLQTANDLLHKVRDQRPRPHLDTKIICAWNGLVLSGLSKLANCGTAKRDAYLQTAKELLQFLRTHLYDAEKQLLLRSCYGAGGEDATLEQNAVRIEGFLDDYAFLIKGLLDYYKASLDMSALRWAKELQETQDKLFWDDKNGAYFFSQQNAPNVIVRLKEDHDGAEPCGNSVAARNLTILSHYYDEDAYLQRAAKLLNYFADVSPFGHALPEMLSALLLHEHGLDLVAVVGPDSPDTTRFVEICRKFYIPGMIIVHCDPQHPDEACNQRVQRKFKMVNGKTTVYICHDRVCRMPVTDPAQLEENLMDNFFKERI comes from the exons ATGGCGACGGGCAGTGAAACAAAGGCGCAGCCGCCGAAACATAATAACAGATTAGCATCTTCCAAGTCGCCATATTTACTGCAACATGCGCACAATCCTGTCGATTG GTATCCATGGTGTGAGGAGGCCTTCGAGCGTGCGCGCAAGGAACAGAAGTTAATTTTCTTGTCGGTTGGCTACTCCACCTGCCACTGGTGTCATGTTATGGAGCACGAGTCTTTCGAGGATGCGGAGACAGCGGCAGTCATGAACAAACATTTTATCAACATCAAAGTGGACCGAGAGGAAAGACCCGACATTGACAAGGTCTACATGCAGTTCCTGTTGATGTCCAAGGGCAGCGGTGGGTGGCCCATGAGCGTCTGGCTTACGCCAGATTTGGCACCACTCGCAGCTGGAACTTACTTTCCCCCCAAGGCGCG TTACGGCATGCCTTCCTTCACTAATGTGCTGGAATCTATAGCCAAGAAGTGGAACACGGACCGGGACTCGCTATTGAAAGCTGGGTCTACTTTGCTGCAGGCCTTGGTCACCAATCAGAATGCAGCAGCGGATGGCGAAGCTGCTTTCGAGCCGGGCAGTGCTGATGCGAAGCTTGCTGAAGCGCTGGGCGTGCACCAGCAACGCTTCGATCAGCAGCACGCTGGCTTTGGACGAGAGCCCAAGTTCCCAGAGGTGCCACGTCTCAATTTCCTATTCCATGCCTATTTGGTTAGCAAGGATGTTGATGTGCTGGATATGGTGTTAAAAACATTGGATCACATTGGACGTGGTGGCATCAATGATCACATCTTTGGCGGCTTCGCACGCTATGCAACCACACGGGATTGGCACAATGTACACTTCGAGAAGATGCTGTACGATCAGGGACAACTGATGGCAGCGTATGCCAATGGCTATAAGCTTACACGAAGTGATTTATTTCTTGGCTATGCAGATAGAATCTATGAGTATTTGATCAAGGACTTGCGTCATCCAGCTGGAGGCTTCTACGCTGGTGAAGATGCCGATTCTTTGCCCACACACGCAGATACCGTGAAGGTGGAGGGGGCCTTTTATGCCTGGACCTGGCAGGAGATACAGGAAGCCTTCCAAGCGCAAAAAACGCGGTTCAAAGATGTCAGCCCGGAGCGTGCCTTTGAGATTTACACGTTCCACTATGATCTGAAGCCCAAGGGTAATATACCGCCTTCCAGTGATCCACATGGCCATCTCACTGGCAAGAATATACTCATTGTGCGAGGCTCCGAGGAGGACACGTGTGCTAACTTCAATTTAGAGCCGGAGGTGTTGAAGCAACTGCTGCAGACTGCAAATGACCTATTGCACAAGGTGCGAGATCAGCGACCACGTCCGCATCTGGACACGAAGATCATCTGTGCCTGGAATGGTTTGGTGTTGTCAGGTCTTTCCAAGCTGGCCAACTGCGGCACAGCCAAGCGTGATGCCTATTTGCAGACAGCCAAGGAGCTGCTGCAATTTCTACGCACACATCTCTATGATGCGGAGAAGCAACTCTTGCTGCGCTCATGCTATGGTGCCGGCGGCGAGGATGCCACGTTGGAGCAGAATGC TGTTCGTATCGAGGGCTTTTTAGATGATTATGCCTTTCTCATTAAGGGATTGCTGGACTACTATAAGGCATCCTTGGACATGAGTGCTCTTCGCTGGGCCAAGGAGCTGCAGGAGACGCAAGACAAACTCTTTTGGGATGACAAAAACGGTGCCTATTTCTTCTCGCAGCAGAATGCCCCCAATGTCATTGTGCGGCTCAAGGAAG ATCATGATGGTGCTGAGCCCTGCGGCAACAGCGTTGCTGCCCGCAACCTTACTATACTATCGCACTATTACGATGAGGACGCATACTTGCAACGTGCCGCCAAGCTGCTGAATTATTTTGCCGACGTCTCGCCTTTTGGTCATGCCCTGCCCGAGATGCTCTCGGCCCTGCTGCTGCATGAGCACGGCCTGGATCTGGTGGCAGTAGTGGGACCCGATTCCCCAGACACCACACGCTTTGTAGAGATTTGTCGCAAATTCTATATACCCGGCATGATTATAGTGCACTGCGATCCCCAGCATCCGGATGAGGCATGCAATCAACGAGTGCAAcgcaaatttaaaatggttAATGGCAAGACAACTGTTTATATTTGCCACGATCGTGTCTGCCGTATGCCGGTTACAGATCCAGCGCAACTCGAGGAGAATCTGATGGACAACTTCTTCAAGGAGCGCATCTAA
- the LOC132789646 gene encoding uncharacterized protein LOC132789646: MDQQLHRLTDRQYSEMEGLLQAMDMPSSDHEEIESESCRLSRYNAVNLYEGRQRCYTMPHVPPAPPSTPTLLTSNGNGGSSGGGSGIFSSNSNGNCSTVGIGIGNGNCSNGSSSSPPTANLVADNQINHIFYVKNGKNPSRRESRCADTELSKLFNVVSITNRLTAIKNQNRSHKHQHHHQQPQHHHHHHHQQQQQQQQHPQLQLSERGIINASRNISKLHGATKIFKIHRDPKMKIHRFLRETDEDSVSAPEYDEEEEDTRFRFFRRTRRSYSRMGRKIARFEHHERMETIVDSFDAAMSFNDADT, from the exons ATGGATCAACAACTGCACCGTCTGACGGATCGTCAATACTCGGAAATGGAGGGCTTGCTACAG gCAATGGATATGCCGAGCTCAGACCACGAAGAAATCGAGTCGGAATCGTGCCGACTTAGCCGGTACAATGCTGTCAACCTGTACGAGGGACGTCAGCGTTGCTACACAATGCCGCACGTACCCCCTGCGCCGCCATCCACACCAACGCTGCTAACGTCCAACGGCAATGGTGGCAGCAGCGGAGGAGGCAGTGGCATcttcagcagcaacagcaacggcaactgcagcaccgttggcattggcattggcaatggcaattgCAGCAATGGCAGCTCCAGCTCACCACCCACCGCCAATTTGGTGGCCGATAATCAAATCAATCACATCTTTTATGTGAAAAACGGCAAGAATCCGAGTCGACGCGAATCCCGTTGCGCCGACACGGAACTCTCCAAGCTCTTCAATGTGGTCTCCATCACGAATCGTTTGACCGCCATCAAGAATCAGAATCGTTCGCACaaacatcagcatcatcatcagcagccgcagcatcatcaccatcaccatcatcagcagcagcagcaacagcagcagcatccgcAACTGCAACTGAGCGAGCGTGGCATCATCAATGCATCACGAAACATTTCCAAGTTGCATGGAGCGACGAAAATCTTTAAGATTCATCGCGATCCCAAGATGAAGATCCATCGGTTCCTGCGCGAAACAGACGAAGATTCGGTGTCGGCACCCGAGTacgatgaggaggaggaggacaCACGTTTTCGTTTCTTTCGGCGAACACGACGCTCCTACAGTCGCATGGGCAGGAAGATTGCACGCTTCGAGCATCACGAGCGAATGGAGACGATTGTTGATAGCTTCGATGCGGCCATGAGTTTCAACGATGCAGATACCTGA